One genomic window of Ruminococcus gauvreauii includes the following:
- a CDS encoding DUF58 domain-containing protein: protein MRRNLYVIFSALTFYLAGVYRSDALMILFIAELFFLAGMFLLSRYLSGRLDVKLELESDAVSKGETVTGRIRVSNRSRLPAARFDVELEYYNPEITVRGRKILHGYMADRRQPVKMEFQAASGYCGILHVGIRSVRVYDYLMLFRGRRKKEEELRVLVFPAGRPVKIEADWNAAVMYPSGGDPRPDMPGSQPPELYQIRQYHDGDSMRDIHWKLSAKMDQMMSRQFAAETQCTATVYLDFQKSGDEDIRRLDAFCELAASVLHGFLDAGHEYRVCWYDMEKKSGEEKIIRNEEDYRGMLKELILCASYSGGTGGNPKEMPEIYQFLRPDETFLCLNMKLQLFLNQQLISHFSEEDYERELEKGWFSG, encoded by the coding sequence ATGAGAAGAAATCTATATGTAATCTTTTCGGCTCTTACCTTTTATCTGGCAGGGGTATACCGGTCAGATGCACTGATGATACTGTTTATCGCAGAACTGTTTTTTCTGGCGGGTATGTTTCTTCTGTCCAGGTACCTCTCGGGCAGACTGGATGTAAAGCTGGAGCTGGAGAGTGATGCCGTGTCGAAGGGAGAAACTGTGACCGGGAGGATCCGGGTCTCGAACAGGTCACGGCTGCCGGCGGCACGGTTTGATGTTGAGCTGGAATATTATAATCCGGAAATTACCGTCCGGGGAAGAAAGATACTGCACGGGTATATGGCAGACAGGAGACAGCCGGTGAAAATGGAATTTCAGGCGGCGTCCGGATACTGCGGAATTCTGCACGTGGGAATCAGGAGTGTCAGGGTGTATGACTACCTCATGCTGTTTAGGGGACGCCGGAAAAAAGAGGAGGAGCTCAGGGTGCTCGTATTCCCTGCGGGACGGCCTGTGAAGATTGAGGCCGACTGGAATGCCGCGGTCATGTATCCCTCTGGGGGAGATCCGAGACCGGACATGCCCGGAAGTCAGCCGCCGGAGCTGTATCAGATCCGGCAGTATCATGACGGGGATTCCATGAGAGACATTCACTGGAAGCTGAGTGCCAAAATGGACCAGATGATGAGCCGGCAGTTTGCGGCAGAAACGCAGTGCACAGCGACTGTCTATCTGGATTTTCAAAAAAGCGGTGATGAGGACATCCGCCGTCTGGATGCTTTCTGTGAGCTGGCCGCCTCAGTGCTGCACGGATTTCTGGATGCAGGACACGAGTACCGGGTGTGCTGGTATGATATGGAGAAAAAAAGCGGCGAAGAGAAAATAATTCGAAATGAAGAAGATTACCGGGGAATGTTAAAAGAGCTTATTCTGTGCGCTTCGTATTCCGGGGGGACCGGAGGAAATCCGAAGGAGATGCCGGAGATATATCAGTTTTTGAGGCCGGATGAAACGTTTCTGTGTCTGAACATGAAACTACAGCTCTTTTTGAATCAGCAGCTGATCTCCCATTTTTCGGAAGAGGACTATGAACGGGAGCTCGAAAAGGGGTGGTTTTCTGGCTGA
- a CDS encoding transglutaminase-like domain-containing protein, which translates to MNGSSKRGGFLAEKKHKNKSAADPGIEIWEDRYRAPQEKTGLLWAVFTFFSYVCGVLGILYALTFILILTCRQAEGALIVTAVCGVIWVSYFGRHRHPILTRMLAIAAACAAVYYVRDVQHQLGLLIQISRGEAAVPDRIDLTETLVLLGILCGILLFWLIFIVRKAWIFYFFSIPIVFGGPLLGQVLDVTEICLFAFFHMGTSVMGSIASDRRQPSPNVPGSSQTAAAGRCVALLGVFSMVFLLTAQLFTAKQMERLLAIPAKAEGYVRQTVSEMFVDSERNGDISRSNSYPSGKGQMELVLTAKPEENLYLKGFTGSAYVNGSWNSADETQFLEAAARESGQDPGELRDRFENRKYYLMQSATGGQGQTLSVQYVNQNETKTYLPPVSRLQEHSDTGYTAQMYEEQEFEDTISGMQAESWPEYLMLEDRYRQYAAETYLEVPDDGFSRLKTLCDEHPMTNYEGITEFILGTLHTTATYTLTPGVAPYGQDAVEYFLLEKGSGYCQHFASAAVLMYRYYNIPARYVTGYLAKADAFTQQEDGSYRAVLDDGSAHAWAEVYLAGRGWVVVEATPPGSVVPAESVRTQGDTAQEEQQVQNTPEATKEPERPGGKPDAGLKNNEGRAGWKTAAFMLGVLAAVCAAAVCMWKYLVIRRRRRKHRYRRYRADRLYARVLEVLHFGGLLKEYDGTEKGFPDALAEAIPDISRAEAYTAVQTVFREAFGPERISRKDTDAVLVIYEKTCRHVCRSLWGFKKWYFQYGKVYW; encoded by the coding sequence ATGAACGGGAGCTCGAAAAGGGGTGGTTTTCTGGCTGAGAAAAAACATAAAAACAAAAGCGCTGCGGATCCGGGAATCGAGATATGGGAGGACAGATACCGTGCGCCGCAGGAAAAAACGGGGCTCCTGTGGGCCGTGTTCACATTTTTCAGTTACGTATGCGGTGTTCTGGGCATTCTCTATGCCCTGACGTTCATTTTGATTTTGACGTGCCGGCAGGCGGAGGGGGCGCTAATCGTCACCGCGGTATGCGGCGTGATCTGGGTATCATATTTTGGGAGACACCGGCATCCCATACTGACGAGGATGCTCGCCATCGCAGCTGCATGTGCGGCGGTGTATTATGTCAGGGATGTCCAGCATCAGCTGGGCCTGCTGATTCAGATTAGCCGTGGAGAAGCCGCAGTGCCGGATCGGATTGATCTGACAGAGACCCTGGTCCTGCTGGGAATTCTCTGCGGCATTCTGCTCTTCTGGCTGATATTTATCGTCAGGAAAGCATGGATCTTTTATTTCTTCAGCATTCCCATTGTCTTCGGGGGACCGCTGCTGGGACAGGTGCTCGATGTGACGGAGATTTGTCTGTTTGCCTTCTTTCATATGGGAACAAGTGTGATGGGGAGTATAGCCAGTGACAGAAGACAGCCATCGCCAAATGTCCCGGGGAGCAGTCAGACCGCGGCGGCGGGCAGGTGTGTGGCTTTGCTTGGCGTATTTTCTATGGTCTTTCTGCTGACGGCACAGCTGTTTACAGCAAAACAGATGGAGAGGCTGCTGGCAATACCCGCAAAGGCGGAGGGGTATGTAAGACAAACTGTATCAGAAATGTTTGTAGATTCTGAGCGTAACGGTGATATCAGCCGTTCCAACAGTTATCCGTCCGGCAAAGGCCAGATGGAACTCGTGCTCACGGCAAAACCGGAGGAAAATCTGTATCTGAAAGGCTTCACGGGCAGTGCATATGTGAACGGCAGCTGGAATTCGGCGGACGAAACGCAATTTCTGGAAGCGGCGGCGCGGGAGAGCGGTCAGGATCCCGGGGAGTTACGGGACAGATTTGAAAACAGAAAATATTATCTGATGCAGTCCGCGACAGGAGGACAGGGACAGACCTTGTCTGTACAATATGTCAATCAAAATGAGACGAAGACATATCTTCCGCCCGTTTCCAGGCTTCAGGAACACTCGGATACAGGCTATACAGCACAGATGTATGAAGAACAGGAATTCGAGGATACCATTTCGGGGATGCAGGCGGAATCCTGGCCCGAGTATCTGATGCTGGAAGACCGGTACCGGCAATACGCCGCAGAGACGTATCTGGAGGTGCCGGACGATGGATTTTCGCGGCTGAAAACACTCTGTGACGAACATCCGATGACAAATTATGAAGGCATCACGGAGTTTATTCTCGGGACGCTTCACACCACAGCCACGTACACCCTTACACCGGGAGTCGCGCCGTACGGACAGGATGCGGTGGAGTATTTTCTGCTGGAAAAGGGCAGCGGATACTGCCAGCATTTTGCCTCAGCGGCTGTGTTGATGTACCGGTATTACAATATCCCGGCGCGTTATGTGACCGGATATCTGGCGAAGGCGGATGCCTTTACACAGCAGGAAGACGGAAGCTATCGGGCAGTGCTGGACGATGGAAGTGCGCATGCATGGGCGGAGGTCTATCTGGCTGGGCGGGGCTGGGTTGTGGTGGAGGCGACGCCTCCGGGAAGTGTCGTGCCCGCGGAGTCTGTCAGAACCCAGGGAGATACGGCGCAGGAGGAGCAGCAGGTTCAAAACACGCCGGAAGCCACGAAAGAACCGGAGCGCCCCGGCGGGAAACCGGATGCGGGACTTAAGAACAACGAGGGGCGGGCGGGATGGAAAACGGCTGCATTTATGCTGGGAGTGCTGGCCGCTGTGTGCGCGGCGGCTGTCTGTATGTGGAAGTATCTGGTGATCCGCAGGAGGCGGAGAAAACACCGGTACCGAAGATACCGGGCGGACCGGCTGTATGCGCGTGTCCTGGAGGTTCTGCACTTCGGGGGACTCTTAAAAGAGTATGACGGCACGGAAAAGGGATTTCCGGATGCACTCGCAGAGGCGATACCGGATATCTCCCGGGCTGAGGCGTATACTGCCGTACAGACCGTGTTCAGGGAGGCTTTCGGACCGGAACGTATATCGCGGAAGGACACGGACGCAGTGCTTGTCATATATGAGAAGACCTGCAGGCATGTCTGCAGGAGTCTGTGGGGATTTAAGAAGTGGTACTTTCAATATGGAAAAGTCTACTGGTAG
- a CDS encoding spore maturation protein gives MKFLLFFSDMIIPLVIFYIVGFGLLMKQNVYESFVKGAKDGLITVYQIVPTLIGLMTAVGVLRASGLLDLLGSGMGHLLKGLGFPSELVPLAVVKMFSSSAASGLLLDIYKEFGTDSMLGRTASIMMSCTETIFYTMSVYFIAAKVKKSRYTLAGALIATAAGITVSVFLAGRM, from the coding sequence ATGAAATTTCTTCTGTTCTTTTCTGACATGATAATTCCGCTGGTAATTTTTTATATCGTCGGCTTCGGTCTGCTGATGAAGCAGAACGTGTATGAATCCTTCGTGAAAGGGGCGAAGGACGGCCTGATCACGGTCTATCAGATCGTGCCGACGCTCATAGGGCTGATGACAGCGGTCGGTGTCCTGAGAGCCAGCGGGCTTCTGGACCTGTTGGGGTCCGGAATGGGGCATCTGCTGAAAGGCCTGGGTTTCCCGTCTGAGCTCGTACCGCTGGCCGTCGTGAAAATGTTTTCATCCAGTGCTGCATCGGGACTTCTGCTGGACATCTACAAGGAATTCGGAACAGATTCCATGCTGGGCAGGACGGCCTCTATCATGATGAGCTGCACGGAGACAATTTTCTATACGATGAGTGTGTATTTTATCGCTGCAAAAGTCAAGAAGAGCCGTTATACACTGGCGGGTGCCCTCATAGCGACGGCTGCGGGAATTACAGTCAGCGTTTTTCTTGCCGGCAGAATGTAG
- a CDS encoding DUF885 domain-containing protein, with amino-acid sequence MFHLKIKKPAKSVIVLFLAAVFVLGLALGIWRGVSSPADRKFETYTNDLFEDQVSQNTLNLHYTLADPKEYGIDDYTVTLGAAAIEDAGEYYAAIENSRDILSDFPYDSLSSENQLTFDILDLYFETELSLGDNYILSEMLSPSLGIQAQLPLLLAEYNFQTRQDVTDYLKLLMDIPSYFEDVLRFEGDKAKNGCFMSDTTADRIIAQCSSFISSGDSNYLNTVFQQKIEENSFLSDAEKEACLTKHAEIVQKYVLPAYDHLISGLTELKGSGKNDNGLYYLNGGQDYYEYLLKSNCGIYSTVEELQTRLGNQLLSDYREIQSLLESNPSLTTSVFKPVMTDMTPQQMLTDLQTEITRDFPEPPSVTYDIKYIHEDLKEYLSPAFYLTPPIDTHTPNMIYLNPASSLTGVELYTTLAHEGFPGHLYQTNYFAQNSHAPIRHLLNMGGYIEGWATYTESYAYNYAGLESGLGRLLWLNRSMNLCLYSLLDIGIHYYGWTLTDTTEYLQSFGISDTSVIREIFQCIVEDPSNYIRYYGGCLSFMDLREEVTALDEDIQPVDFHREVLEIGPCQFPILEKYVLNAF; translated from the coding sequence ATGTTTCATTTGAAAATTAAAAAGCCGGCGAAAAGCGTCATTGTACTGTTTCTGGCCGCAGTCTTTGTTCTCGGCCTCGCACTCGGCATCTGGCGGGGCGTCTCCTCCCCAGCCGACCGAAAATTCGAAACGTATACCAATGATCTCTTCGAAGATCAGGTCTCCCAAAACACTCTTAACCTGCATTACACGCTTGCTGATCCCAAAGAATACGGAATTGACGACTACACTGTTACACTCGGTGCCGCAGCCATCGAAGATGCCGGTGAATATTACGCCGCTATTGAAAACAGCAGGGATATCCTGTCAGATTTCCCGTATGACAGTCTGTCCAGTGAGAACCAGCTGACATTCGATATCCTGGATCTTTACTTCGAAACGGAACTGTCGCTCGGTGATAACTACATACTTTCAGAAATGTTAAGTCCTTCCCTGGGTATCCAGGCGCAGCTTCCGCTTCTCCTCGCCGAATACAACTTTCAGACCCGGCAGGACGTCACTGATTATCTGAAATTGCTCATGGATATCCCTTCTTATTTTGAGGATGTTCTCCGTTTCGAGGGAGATAAAGCCAAAAACGGCTGCTTTATGAGCGATACCACCGCCGACCGGATCATCGCACAGTGCAGTTCCTTTATTTCGTCCGGGGATTCCAACTATCTGAATACGGTGTTCCAGCAGAAAATAGAAGAGAACAGCTTTCTGTCCGACGCGGAAAAGGAAGCCTGTCTGACGAAACATGCAGAAATCGTTCAGAAATATGTGCTGCCCGCCTACGATCATCTGATCAGCGGCCTGACTGAGCTGAAGGGAAGCGGAAAGAATGACAACGGCCTGTATTATCTGAACGGCGGCCAGGACTATTATGAATACCTGCTGAAGAGCAACTGCGGCATCTACAGCACCGTGGAAGAACTTCAGACGCGTCTGGGCAACCAGCTGCTCAGTGATTACCGTGAGATCCAGTCCCTGCTTGAAAGCAATCCGTCTCTCACAACATCTGTTTTCAAGCCGGTTATGACCGATATGACACCCCAGCAGATGCTGACTGACCTTCAGACGGAAATCACCCGTGACTTCCCGGAGCCGCCTTCTGTCACTTATGATATCAAATACATACATGAAGATCTGAAAGAATACTTAAGTCCGGCATTCTACCTGACGCCCCCGATCGACACGCATACACCGAATATGATCTATCTGAATCCCGCATCCAGTCTTACGGGAGTTGAGCTCTACACAACATTGGCTCACGAAGGCTTTCCCGGCCACCTCTATCAGACCAACTACTTTGCCCAGAACAGCCATGCGCCCATACGCCATCTGCTGAATATGGGAGGCTATATCGAGGGATGGGCGACCTATACGGAGTCCTATGCCTACAATTACGCAGGCCTGGAGTCAGGTTTGGGGCGCCTCCTGTGGCTGAACCGTTCCATGAATCTCTGCCTGTACTCGCTCCTGGACATCGGCATACACTATTACGGGTGGACTCTGACTGACACCACAGAGTATCTCCAGAGTTTCGGCATCTCCGACACCTCGGTCATCCGGGAGATTTTCCAGTGTATCGTGGAAGACCCCTCGAACTACATCCGTTACTATGGGGGCTGCCTGTCCTTCATGGACCTCCGCGAAGAAGTCACGGCCCTGGATGAGGATATTCAGCCCGTTGACTTCCACCGGGAAGTTCTGGAAATCGGACCCTGTCAGTTCCCCATATTGGAGAAATACGTGCTGAACGCGTTTTAA
- the trxB gene encoding thioredoxin-disulfide reductase — MNQVYDVIVVGSGPAGLSAAIYGQRAGLSMIVMEASYVSGGQVQNTYEVDNYPGLPGVSGMELAEKFRAHAENMGTEFVRAEVTGITEDEGVKTIHTKDGNYRTKAVILAPGATHRMLGVPGEAKLAGMGVSYCATCDGAFFRNKTVAVIGGGDVAVEDAIFLARGCKKVYVVHRRDQLRAAGILQKRLMELDNVVMKWDSVVDEIVGEEQVEAVKLHHVKTGREEMCEVDGVFVAVGIQPNSEAFRGLVDADEAGYLIAGEDTKTSHAGIFAAGDVRTKMLRQIITATADGANAITAVQEYLLKL, encoded by the coding sequence ATGAATCAGGTGTATGATGTGATTGTAGTAGGGAGCGGCCCTGCGGGTTTGAGTGCGGCTATATACGGACAGAGAGCCGGGCTGTCTATGATTGTCATGGAAGCTTCCTATGTGAGCGGCGGTCAGGTGCAGAATACGTATGAGGTTGACAACTATCCGGGCCTGCCTGGTGTCAGCGGAATGGAACTGGCTGAGAAATTCCGGGCACATGCTGAGAACATGGGCACAGAGTTCGTGAGGGCAGAGGTGACAGGAATCACAGAGGATGAAGGCGTCAAGACCATTCACACGAAAGACGGAAATTACAGGACAAAAGCAGTCATTCTGGCACCGGGAGCGACTCACCGGATGCTGGGCGTGCCGGGAGAGGCGAAACTTGCAGGCATGGGTGTATCCTACTGTGCGACGTGTGACGGGGCATTCTTCAGAAATAAGACGGTAGCTGTGATCGGCGGCGGAGATGTCGCCGTCGAGGACGCAATCTTTCTCGCGCGCGGCTGTAAAAAGGTTTATGTTGTGCATCGCCGTGACCAGCTGCGGGCTGCGGGTATTCTGCAGAAGCGTCTGATGGAACTTGACAATGTTGTGATGAAATGGGACAGCGTTGTGGATGAGATCGTCGGCGAGGAGCAGGTGGAGGCAGTGAAGCTGCATCATGTGAAGACCGGCAGGGAAGAAATGTGTGAAGTTGACGGAGTCTTCGTAGCAGTGGGGATTCAGCCGAATTCGGAAGCTTTCCGGGGGCTGGTGGACGCAGATGAGGCGGGATACCTGATCGCGGGAGAAGACACGAAGACGTCACATGCAGGGATCTTTGCGGCAGGCGACGTCAGGACCAAGATGCTCCGCCAGATCATCACGGCGACGGCGGACGGGGCAAATGCGATCACCGCTGTGCAGGAGTATCTGCTGAAATTGTAA
- a CDS encoding V-type ATP synthase subunit D produces MDPNTFPTKGNLILAKNSLALANQGFDLMDKKRNILIRELMDLIDEAKDIQSQIDITFREAYAALQTANMEIGINHVQTISYSIPIEDSIRIKTRSIMGTEIPLVEADPIAALPTYAYYSTRESLDEARQAFERVKELTIKLSMVENSAYRLAANIKKTQKRANALKNITIPHYQQLSKDISNALEEKEREEFTRLKVIKKMHSGK; encoded by the coding sequence ATGGATCCAAATACCTTCCCCACCAAGGGAAATCTGATTCTGGCAAAAAACTCTCTGGCGCTCGCTAATCAGGGTTTTGACCTGATGGACAAAAAGCGGAACATCCTGATCCGCGAACTGATGGACCTGATCGACGAGGCAAAGGATATTCAGTCACAGATCGATATCACGTTCCGTGAGGCTTACGCTGCGCTTCAGACCGCCAACATGGAGATCGGCATCAATCATGTGCAGACGATCTCCTACTCGATCCCGATCGAGGATTCCATCCGCATTAAGACGCGAAGCATCATGGGGACGGAAATTCCCCTCGTCGAAGCAGATCCGATCGCCGCGCTGCCCACCTACGCCTACTACAGCACACGGGAATCCCTGGATGAAGCCAGGCAGGCATTTGAACGTGTGAAAGAACTGACCATCAAATTGTCCATGGTGGAAAATTCCGCCTACCGGCTGGCTGCCAATATCAAGAAGACACAGAAGCGCGCCAACGCGCTGAAGAACATTACGATTCCTCACTATCAGCAGCTGTCAAAAGACATCTCGAATGCACTGGAGGAGAAGGAGCGTGAGGAATTTACAAGATTGAAAGTCATAAAAAAAATGCATTCCGGAAAATGA
- a CDS encoding V-type ATP synthase subunit B, which produces MAIEYLGLNEINGPLAVLEGVKNASYEEIVEFIIDGSEKKLGRIVEIYEDKAVIQVFEGTENMSLVNTHTRLTGHPMEIALSPDILGRTFDGIGKPIDGLGPIVSDTKLNINGLPLNPVTREYPRNYIRTGISAIDGLTTLIRGQKLPIFSGNGLPHDQLAAQIVQQASLGDNSDEEFAIVFAAMGVKYDVAEFFRRTFEESGVSDHVVMFLNLANDPVVERLITPKVALTAAEYLAFEQGMHILVIMTDITSFCEAMREVSSSKGEIPSRKGYPGYLYSELATLYERAGIVRGGSGSVTQIPILTMPNDDITHPIPDLTGYITEGQIVLDRQLHGQSVYPPINVLPSLSRLMKDGIGEGYTRGDHQDVANQLFSCYAKVGDARALASVIGEDELSPIDKKYLVFGREFEEQFVGQGPFENRTIEQTLEKGWELLGILPREELDRIDTKVLDQYYHPIEVDLAAKAKAEAKQMTE; this is translated from the coding sequence ATGGCAATTGAATATTTAGGTCTGAATGAGATCAACGGCCCTCTGGCAGTGTTGGAAGGCGTCAAAAACGCTTCCTATGAGGAAATCGTCGAATTTATCATAGACGGAAGCGAAAAGAAACTGGGACGTATCGTGGAAATTTATGAAGACAAAGCCGTCATTCAGGTTTTTGAGGGCACAGAGAACATGTCCCTGGTGAACACACATACCCGTCTCACCGGGCACCCGATGGAGATCGCACTCTCACCGGATATCCTCGGGCGTACCTTTGACGGCATCGGGAAACCGATCGACGGCCTCGGCCCCATCGTTTCCGATACAAAACTGAATATCAACGGACTGCCGCTCAACCCGGTAACCCGTGAATATCCGCGTAACTATATCCGTACAGGAATCTCTGCGATTGACGGCCTGACCACTCTGATCAGGGGACAGAAACTTCCTATCTTTTCCGGGAACGGCCTGCCTCATGACCAGCTTGCCGCCCAGATCGTACAGCAGGCATCTCTCGGCGATAACTCTGATGAAGAATTCGCCATAGTCTTTGCCGCGATGGGCGTCAAATATGATGTCGCAGAATTCTTCCGCAGGACGTTTGAGGAAAGCGGCGTCTCCGACCACGTTGTCATGTTCCTGAATCTGGCAAATGACCCGGTGGTTGAACGTCTGATCACACCGAAGGTGGCGCTCACGGCGGCGGAATACCTGGCGTTTGAGCAGGGCATGCATATCCTCGTCATCATGACGGATATCACCTCCTTCTGCGAGGCTATGCGCGAGGTCTCCTCATCAAAAGGTGAGATTCCATCCCGTAAAGGCTATCCGGGCTATCTGTACAGTGAGCTTGCGACGCTGTATGAACGCGCAGGCATCGTGCGCGGCGGGTCCGGTTCCGTCACACAGATCCCGATACTGACCATGCCGAACGATGACATCACACACCCCATTCCCGACCTGACCGGCTACATCACGGAAGGCCAGATCGTCCTGGACCGTCAGCTGCACGGTCAGTCGGTCTATCCGCCGATCAACGTGCTGCCCTCGCTGTCACGTCTCATGAAAGACGGAATCGGCGAAGGATATACACGGGGTGACCATCAGGATGTCGCCAACCAGCTGTTCTCCTGCTACGCAAAAGTGGGGGATGCTCGTGCGCTTGCGTCTGTAATCGGCGAAGATGAACTTTCCCCGATCGATAAAAAATATCTGGTCTTCGGCAGGGAATTTGAAGAACAGTTCGTCGGACAGGGACCGTTTGAGAACCGTACGATCGAACAGACACTGGAAAAAGGATGGGAACTGCTGGGCATTCTTCCCCGCGAAGAACTTGACCGTATCGATACAAAAGTTCTGGACCAGTATTATCATCCAATCGAAGTTGACCTTGCTGCCAAGGCAAAGGCTGAAGCCAAACAGATGACAGAATAG